From the genome of Candidatus Omnitrophota bacterium, one region includes:
- the rpmG gene encoding 50S ribosomal protein L33, translated as MRDKITLACTECKQRNYNTSKNKRTHPDRMEFKKFCRFCKKHTLHRETR; from the coding sequence ATGCGAGATAAAATCACCCTGGCTTGTACGGAATGCAAACAACGCAATTACAACACGTCGAAAAACAAAAGAACCCATCCCGACCGGATGGAATTCAAGAAATTTTGCCGCTTTTGTAAAAAGCATACGCTTCATCGGGAAACGCGGTAG